One region of Eupeodes corollae chromosome 1, idEupCoro1.1, whole genome shotgun sequence genomic DNA includes:
- the LOC129947130 gene encoding uncharacterized protein LOC129947130, with protein MAIPRSVFPAISMRTVVQCHIFSDASLKAYGAVAYIRVVDAKGQVSVSFLCSKSRVAPMKMDGSDELTLPKLELTAALIAARLCEYLRSSLKIPIKEYFLWTDSKITLNWIYGQLQKWKPYVQTRVEEIRRHTSVADWSHCSGKDNPADLVTRGISGEKLQSSAIWIGGPSWLKVPVLDTCKEIADCQSQLNLLTQTEESIRDQKKKEPMEAIVNFQNFSTWLRLLRVTCWVLRFVHRRQSFEKFLTEEELRDAELYWLRYVHRTKFTNEYFSLKKTGVLELSSKILKLSPLLDDNRLIRVGGRLQMLEETYDIKHPIILSSDHHITDLIVDDFHRTTLHGGVNTVLAKIRERFWVIKGRQVVKKRINSCIVCKKLFGQPASQPFAPLPLHRVTLDRPFNNVGIDFAGPLFYITDDGSSMRKAYLLVFTCAAVRAVHIELTTSMSTDSCIMALRRFIARRGTPSAIYSDNAKSFRRASFELRGFNDVLQGEGLPDFLANSRIRWNFIVERAPWWGGFWERMIRTIKNVLKTVIGKAKLNFEQLRTLLTEAEALVNERPLTYLSEDVLGSPPLTPAQFLHMRSTTTGQNLSKELNSSGLRELWQHRMKYFAKMTIRWRIEYMQQLRSFHSSNPKTSKQLRVGDVVLLYDSAKPRIQWEMVMVNQTFEGRDGKVRACEVRFADRRLMRRPVQLLYPLELANSARAAGC; from the coding sequence ATGGCCATACCAAGATCAGTTTTCCCGGCAATATCAATGAGGACGGTGGTTCAGTGTCACATTTTTTCAGATGCCAGCTTAAAGGCCTATGGTGCAGTTGCATATATCAGAGTGGTCGATGCAAAAGGGCAAGTATCAGTTTCATTTTTATGCTCAAAGAGTCGCGTAGCACCTATGAAGATGGATGGGAGCGATGAGCTCACGCTTCCGAAGTTAGAGCTCACTGCAGCATTAATCGCTGCCAGATTGTGCGAGTACCTTAGAAGTTCACTAAAAATTCCAATCAAAGAGTACTTTCTATGGACCGATTCCAAAATTACCTTAAATTGGATATACGGACAGTTGCAGAAATGGAAACCATATGTCCAGACTAGAGTTGAAGAAATTCGCCGTCATACTTCCGTTGCTGATTGGAGTCACTGCTCAGGCAAAGACAACCCGGCCGATTTGGTTACAAGAGGGATATCTGGAGAAAAGTTGCAGTCATCAGCTATTTGGATCGGTGGACCTAGTTGGCTGAAAGTTCCTGTTCTTGATACTTGTAAGGAAATCGCAGATTGTCAAAGTCAATTGAATCTATTAACACAAACTGAAGAAAGCATCCGTGACCAAAAGAAGAAGGAACCGATGGAGGCCATCGTGAACTTCCAAAATTTTAGCACATGGCTAAGGTTGTTGAGGGTGACTTGCTGGGTTTTGCGGTTTGTTCACCGCagacaaagttttgagaagtTCTTGACTGAGGAGGAGCTACGCGATGCCGAGCTTTACTGGCTAAGGTATGTACACAGAACAAAATTTACTAATGAAtacttttctttaaagaaaactGGCGTTTTGGAATTGTCATCCAAAATTCTAAAGCTAAGTCCGTTACTAGACGACAATAGACTTATCAGAGTAGGAGGCAGGCTCCAGATGCTTGAAGAAACTTACGATATCAAGCACCCAATCATTTTGTCGTCTGACCATCATATCACGGATCTTATTGTTGATGACTTTCACCGAACAACGTTACACGGAGGAGTAAACACCGTCCTAGCTAAGATAAGAGAACGATTTTGGGTCATCAAGGGCCGACAGGTAGTAAAGAAGCGGATCAACAGCTGCAtcgtttgtaaaaaattgtttgggcAGCCCGCTTCCCAGCCATTCGCACCACTCCCACTACATCGAGTTACTTTAGACAGGCCTTTCAATAATGTTGGTATTGATTTTGCTGGGCCTCTTTTTTACATAACTGACGATGGTTCTTCGATGCGTAAAGCATATTTGCTGGTCTTCACCTGCGCGGCTGTCAGAGCAGTTCATATCGAGCTAACCACGAGCATGTCCACTGATAGTTGTATCATGGCTTTGAGACGTTTTATAGCAAGACGTGGTACCCCATCTGCTATATACTCCGACAATGCTAAATCTTTTCGGCGAGCCTCATTTGAACTGAGAGGTTTCAATGATGTTCTACAGGGAGAAGGTCTGCCCGACTTTCTAGCGAATAGCCGGATAAGGTGGAACTTTATCGTTGAGCGAGCTCCCTGGTGGGGAGGCTTCTGGGAGAGGATGATAAGAACAATTAAGAATGTTCTCAAAACGGTCATTGGTAAggccaaattaaattttgaacaattgaGAACTTTACTTACAGAGGCTGAAGCTTTGGTGAATGAAAGGCCCCTTACTTACCTTTCCGAAGATGTCTTGGGATCACCGCCTCTGACACCGGCACAATTCCTACACATGCGCTCCACAACAACCGGCCAAAATCTATCTAAAGAGCTTAATTCTTCGGGCTTGAGAGAACTGTGGCAACATCGAATGAAGTATTTCGCAAAGATGACAATAAGATGGCGAATCGAATACATGCAGCAGCTTAGGTCTTTTCACTCATCTAATCCGAAGACATCAAAGCAGTTACGAGTTGGAGATGTGGTTCTGTTGTATGACAGTGCTAAGCCACGTATACAGTGGGAGATGGTAATGGTTAACCAGACGTTCGAGGGCCGAGATGGAAAGGTTCGAGCTTGCGAGGTGAGATTTGCGGACAGACGATTAATGCGAAGACCAGTCCAGCTCCTTTATCCATTGGAGCTAGCGAATTCTGCCCGGGCCGcaggatgttaa
- the LOC129947121 gene encoding uncharacterized protein LOC129947121, whose amino-acid sequence MEVITRGTFRTSLTKIVKAASEYLETECHLNDENASRFEEFEEELVTLTERLTAVHEKLRDADKQVVAKNLIKPEDQEREFDRMAEYEDTAITHLAKLNNRLRKLRLKQNPLNNPADTINHNSSIPLVAPSHKSNIRLPKLQLKKFDGNMRDWMPFWDQFNSAVHQNNQLSAAEKFNYLEDVLSGAAKKAISGFTATSSCYDAAVALLLEQYGDTEKLIDNHMQKLISLSPVTVKSDVVGLRNLYNHVSTSIRSLTSLQVAPQRYDVMLKSILLRCLPPDMRIDYHRRKNGDSGTCKDDEAAAAETSQHSDDASETQTSLGMHDRGVNNILRFLKKEVEALERSRVTTTIPSTRTHTKASPTTAASLIGTKSEENDNCLFCDSNTHQTKNCESVSVQQKRDLIRKDNRCFRCAKKGHMSRKCRSSRFLKCTKCGGKHIPSLCEKKKEIKESKDEISYATSMCVQNSVDCVFLKTARCIAVGNKEQSRILRVVIDGGSQLSFVKESVAKKLNLLKQYKTVQLSVMPFGTKQRTPTKSFKKIKLRVQSQYAEKIIEIEVVVVPEICANVLSAPDPLCKSFCGLKLADCVVANLEVEEEISLLIGADHYWSVVTGKQERLSSSLRAVDTVFGWTLQGTHPNKMRAEKSSVVQPLVICNACTTSEQDFAALWALESIGILGEAPERERLTEEMTSKYIKRVGCRYKASLPWKEPNVVFDSNKSIAVSRLNSLFHRLSRNPSKLQEYHDSIQKMVVDGIAQCVTPTSSAKRIIYLPHRPVYKEDSTTTKMRIVFDASSQTEGCPSLNDQLLTGANLLPDILKTLLNFRLGKVGLVADIEKAFLQILLNEADRDAHRFIWYTSPQSASSPYQEYRMTRVTFGVCSSPFLLTATIRSHLSQEKKRFPRTCQMLEDSFYMDDLVMSVNSESEGERVWREATDIMSRASMNLRKWHSNSAAIRNVITAEDLPTHQKVLGLIWMVYSDELSVPLQSVQSFIELHSSRGSKRNILSALARIYDPLGIISPTIIKIKILFQGT is encoded by the coding sequence ATGGAGGTGATAACGCGCGGTACTTTCCGAACATCGTTGACGAAAATTGTAAAAGCGGCGTCAGAATATTTGGAAACAGagtgtcatttaaatgatgaaaacgCGAGTCGGTTCGAAGAATTCGAGGAAGAACTCGTAACTCTTACTGAACGTTTGACAGCGGTCCATGAGAAGCTTCGCGATGCGGATAAGCAAGTGGTGGCTAAGAATTTAATCAAGCCCGAAGATCAAGAGAGAGAGTTCGATAGGATGGCGGAATACGAGGACACGGCAATCACGCATTTAGCCAAGCTAAATAATCGCCTACGGAAATTGCGTCTCAAGCAAAATCCACTCAACAATCCAGCCGACACCATAAACCACAATAGTTCGATTCCCCTTGTTGCACCATCTCATAAAAGCAACATACGTCTTCCAAAGCTgcaattgaaaaaattcgaTGGCAATATGCGCGATTGGATGCCCTTTTGGGACCAATTTAATAGCGCCGTTCATCAAAATAATCAACTGTCGGCAgccgaaaaatttaattatcttgAGGATGTGCTGAGTGGGGCGGCGAAGAAAGCTATATCTGGTTTTACTGCTACATCATCATGCTACGATGCAGCAGTTGCATTGCTGTTAGAACAGTATGGTGATACTGAAAAGCTAATTGACAATCAcatgcaaaaattaatttctctgAGTCCAGTTACGGTTAAATCAGATGTTGTGGGTTTGCGAAATTTATACAATCACGTTTCAACTTCTATACGTTCTCTTACATCACTACAAGTCGCTCCACAGAGATATGACGTCATGTTAAAATCTATTCTCTTACGCTGCCTACCACCAGATATGCGAATTGATTACCACAGGAGAAAAAACGGAGATAGCGGAACATGTAAAGACGATGAAGCAGCTGCAGCAGAGACCAGTCAACACAGTGACGATGCTTCTGAAACACAAACTTCGTTAGGCATGCATGACCGTGGTGTGAACAATATATTGCGATTTCTCAAGAAAGAGGTAGAAGCATTAGAGAGAAGCAGAGTCACCACCACCATACCATCAACACGTACGCATACAAAGGCATCCCCAACAACTGCAGCGAGTCTGATAGGAACGAAGTCGGAAGAGAACGACAATTGTTTGTTCTGCGATTCTAATACTCACCAGACAAAAAATTGTGAATCAGTGTCTGTGCAGCAAAAAAGAGATCTTATTCGAAAAGACAACCGTTGCTTTCGTTGTGCAAAAAAAGGTCATATGTCCAGAAAATGCCGCAGTAGTAGGTTTCTTAAATGCACAAAGTGTGGTGGAAAGCATATACCTTCGTTGTGcgagaagaagaaagaaattaaagaatCGAAAGACGAGATCAGTTATGCTACGAGTATGTGTGTGCAAAATTCCGTTGActgtgtttttcttaaaacggCTCGTTGTATCGCAGTTGGGAATAAAGAACAAAGCAGAATTTTGCGAGTTGTAATTGATGGTGGAAGTCAACTTAGTTTTGTTAAGGAAAGCGtggctaaaaaattaaatcttttaaagcAATACAAAACAGTACAGTTGTCCGTGATGCCTTTTGGAACTAAGCAAAGAACACCAActaaatcttttaagaaaattaaattgcgaGTCCAAAGTCAGTACGCGGAAAAAATTATCGAAATTGAGGTTGTCGTTGTACCCGAGATTTGTGCCAATGTGCTAAGCGCTCCAGACCCACTTTGCAAATCATTTTGTGGATTAAAACTGGCTGATTGTGTCGTCGCAAATCTCGAAGTTGAGGAAGAGATTAGTCTTTTAATCGGTGCAGATCATTATTGGTCTGTTGTTACGGGGAAACAAGAGCGCTTATCAAGTAGTTTGCGAGCGGTAGATACGGTTTTCGGTTGGACGCTCCAAGGCACTCACCCGAATAAAATGCGTGCTGAGAAAAGTAGTGTTGTGCAGCCGTTGGTAATTTGCAATGCCTGCACCACCAGTGAGCAGGATTTTGCAGCGCTTTGGGCATTGGAATCCATCGGGATTTTAGGAGAAGCACCAGAGAGAGAGCGCCTAACCGAGGAAATGACAAGCAAGTATATCAAACGAGTCGGCTGTCGTTATAAAGCCAGCTTGCCATGGAAAGAGCCGAATGTTGTGTTTGACAGCAACAAAAGTATTGCGGTAAGTCGTCTCAATAGTTTGTTTCATCGTCTTTCTAGGAATCCTAGCAAGCTCCAAGAATACCATGACAGCATTCAAAAGATGGTAGTCGACGGAATAGCTCAATGTGTTACACCAACTTCATCGGCAAAACGGATCATTTATTTGCCTCATCGCCCCGTGTACAAAGAGGACAGTACGACAACAAAAATGAGGATTGTGTTTGACGCTTCCAGTCAGACAGAAGGTTGTCCATCTTTAAACGATCAGCTTTTGACTGGTGCAAATTTGTTACCTGACATTTTGAAGACGCTTCTGAACTTTCGGCTTGGCAAAGTCGGTCTTGTTGCTGATATAGAGAAGGCGTTTTTGCAAATCCTGTTGAACGAAGCTGACCGAGATGCCCACAGATTCATTTGGTATACATCACCGCAGAGTGCATCATCGCCATATCAAGAGTACCGAATGACTAGGGTCACATTTGGTGTCTGTAGCAGCCCGTTTCTTCTAACAGCTACCATCCGTAGTCATTTGAGTCAGGAAAAGAAGAGGTTTCCGAGGACTTGCCAAATGCTTGAAGACAGTTTTTATATGGATGATCTTGTCATGAGCGTGAACTCGGAATCAGAAGGTGAACGAGTTTGGCGAGAGGCTACCGACATCATGAGCAGAGCTTCTATGAACCTCAGAAAATGGCATTCAAATAGTGCTGCTATTCGGAATGTAATCACAGCAGAAGATTTGCCAACACACCAGAAAGTTTTAGGCCTTATTTGGATGGTctacagcgacgaattgtccgTGCCTTTGCAATCAGTCCAAAGTTTCATCGAACTTCATTCATCTCGAGGATCCAAGCGAAATATTTTGTCAGCATTAGCTCGCATTTACGATCCTTTGGGTATAATTAGTCCAaccattataaaaattaaaatattattccagGGAacttag